From Pirellulales bacterium, the proteins below share one genomic window:
- the glgB gene encoding 1,4-alpha-glucan branching protein GlgB, with amino-acid sequence MRTSVDLDSASRLFEGHHENPFELLGPHPIIENGHAALAVRAFLPHAPQAWVIDAAHGNALRPMRRIHPAGLYEAVCPPAAEETPARYLLQVADSKGAKTTTHDPYAFPPLLTEFDKYLLNEGRHWKSYDLLGAHRRMIDNVEGVNFCVWAPNAEGVSVVGDFNDWDGRRHPMRKHIPAGFWELFVPGLKMGTLYKYRIKHHGQYREKSDPYGFAAEVPPRTASIVADLERYQWNDHEWMRDRVRHNALDAPMSFYEVHLGSWRRSPDQPEKWLGYRDLAHQLVDYCHEMGYTHLELLPISEHPFTGSWGYQTTGYFAATSRYGTPDDFMYFVDYCHQHGIGVVLDWVPAHFPRDDHGLRLFDGTHLYEHADPRQGEHRDWGTLIFNYGRCEVRNFLLSNALFWLERYHIDGLRVDAVASMLYLDYSRNEGEWIPNEFGGRENLPAVSLLKEFNEQIHLQHPGVLTIAEESTAWPSVSRPTYLGGLGFSLKWNMGWMNDTRQYMHHEAIHRKYHHDELTFSLIYAFTENFILPLSHDEVVHGKGSLLDQMQGDLWQRFANLRLLYGYMWTHPGKKLLFMGGEFGQWNEWNHDTCLQWDLLQWDSHRGLQKWVADLNHLYRREPALFEVDFDHHGFEWIDCHSYDESTLSYIRKAKDPNNYLVVACNFTPVVRQHYCIGVPEVAWFEEVANSDSMYYAGSNVGNGPGAFSVPEPHHGRPARLELTLPPLGVVVLKPRR; translated from the coding sequence ATGCGTACGAGCGTCGATTTGGATAGCGCGAGCCGTTTGTTCGAGGGACATCACGAGAATCCGTTCGAACTGCTCGGTCCCCATCCGATCATCGAGAATGGCCACGCTGCGCTCGCCGTCCGTGCCTTTCTGCCGCACGCGCCGCAGGCTTGGGTGATCGACGCCGCGCACGGCAATGCCCTGCGACCGATGCGCCGCATCCACCCGGCCGGATTGTACGAGGCCGTCTGCCCGCCGGCGGCCGAAGAAACTCCGGCCCGCTACCTCCTGCAAGTGGCCGACAGCAAGGGGGCGAAAACCACCACGCACGACCCCTACGCCTTCCCCCCCCTGCTCACCGAGTTCGACAAATACCTGTTGAACGAAGGCCGCCACTGGAAGAGCTACGACCTGCTCGGCGCGCATCGCCGCATGATCGACAACGTCGAAGGGGTGAACTTCTGCGTCTGGGCGCCCAATGCCGAAGGCGTGAGCGTTGTCGGCGATTTCAACGATTGGGATGGCCGCCGCCACCCGATGCGCAAGCACATTCCCGCCGGGTTCTGGGAGCTGTTCGTGCCCGGGCTCAAGATGGGCACCCTGTACAAATATCGCATCAAGCATCACGGACAATACCGAGAGAAATCCGACCCGTACGGCTTTGCCGCCGAAGTGCCCCCCCGCACCGCCTCGATCGTGGCCGACCTGGAGCGCTACCAGTGGAACGACCATGAGTGGATGCGCGACCGCGTGCGGCACAACGCGCTCGACGCGCCGATGTCCTTCTACGAAGTGCATCTGGGAAGCTGGCGCCGCTCCCCCGATCAGCCCGAGAAATGGCTCGGCTATCGCGACCTCGCCCACCAGTTGGTCGACTATTGCCACGAGATGGGCTACACCCACCTCGAGCTGTTGCCGATCAGCGAGCACCCCTTCACGGGGAGTTGGGGATATCAGACCACCGGCTACTTCGCCGCGACGTCGCGCTACGGCACCCCCGACGATTTCATGTACTTCGTCGACTACTGCCATCAGCACGGCATCGGCGTGGTGCTCGACTGGGTGCCGGCCCACTTCCCGCGCGACGACCACGGTTTGCGACTGTTCGACGGCACGCACCTGTACGAGCATGCCGACCCGCGCCAGGGCGAACATCGCGACTGGGGCACGTTGATCTTCAACTACGGTCGTTGCGAAGTGCGCAACTTCCTCTTGTCGAACGCCCTCTTCTGGCTCGAGCGGTACCACATCGACGGGCTGCGGGTCGACGCCGTCGCCTCGATGCTCTACCTGGACTACAGTCGCAACGAAGGTGAGTGGATCCCCAACGAATTCGGCGGTCGCGAGAATCTCCCCGCCGTGTCGTTGCTCAAGGAGTTCAACGAGCAGATCCATCTGCAACACCCGGGCGTGCTGACGATCGCCGAAGAGTCGACCGCCTGGCCGAGCGTTTCTCGTCCCACCTACCTGGGTGGGCTCGGGTTCAGCCTGAAGTGGAACATGGGCTGGATGAACGACACGCGCCAGTACATGCACCACGAAGCGATCCACCGCAAGTATCATCACGACGAGCTCACGTTCAGCTTGATCTACGCCTTCACCGAGAACTTCATCCTGCCCCTCTCGCACGACGAAGTAGTCCACGGCAAGGGATCGTTGCTCGACCAGATGCAGGGGGACTTGTGGCAGCGGTTTGCCAACCTGCGCCTGCTCTACGGCTACATGTGGACGCACCCCGGCAAGAAGCTGCTCTTCATGGGGGGCGAGTTCGGCCAGTGGAACGAGTGGAACCACGACACCTGCCTACAGTGGGATCTGCTGCAGTGGGATTCGCATCGTGGCCTGCAGAAGTGGGTCGCCGACCTGAATCACCTCTACCGCCGCGAGCCGGCCTTGTTCGAGGTCGACTTCGACCATCACGGCTTCGAGTGGATCGATTGCCACTCGTACGACGAAAGCACGCTGAGCTACATCCGCAAGGCGAAGGATCCGAACAATTACCTCGTCGTGGCGTGCAACTTTACGCCCGTCGTGCGCCAGCACTATTGCATCGGCGTGCCCGAGGTGGCCTGGTTCGAAGAGGTCGCCAATAGCGACTCGATGTACTACGCCGGCAGCAACGTGGGGAATGGTCCCGGCGCCTTCTCGGTGCCCGAGCCGCACCACGGCCGCCCGGCGCGACTCGAACTGACGCTGCCCCCCTTGGGCGTCGTCGTGCTCAAGCCGCGGCGCTAG
- a CDS encoding DJ-1/PfpI family protein: protein MPGKKILMLVGDYVEDYEAMVPYQLLLAAGHSVDVVCPGKRSGESVKTAIHDFEGDQTYSEKRGHNFVVTANFDEVRPEQYDGLIVPGGRAPEYLRLDPRVLEIVRHFGDARKAIASHCHGPQVLAAAGILKGRRAMAYPALEPDLVQCGCQWVKPGEGFTDAHTDGNLVTAAAWPAHPAMMRAFLEVLGAPLAR from the coding sequence ATGCCCGGCAAGAAGATCCTGATGCTCGTGGGGGACTACGTCGAGGACTATGAGGCGATGGTGCCGTATCAGTTGTTGTTGGCGGCGGGGCACTCGGTCGACGTGGTCTGTCCGGGCAAGCGATCGGGCGAGTCGGTGAAGACGGCCATTCATGATTTTGAGGGAGACCAGACCTACTCGGAGAAACGCGGTCATAACTTTGTCGTGACCGCGAACTTCGACGAGGTGCGCCCCGAGCAGTACGACGGGCTGATCGTGCCGGGGGGAAGGGCGCCGGAATATCTGCGGCTCGATCCCCGGGTGCTCGAGATCGTGCGGCACTTCGGCGACGCGCGCAAGGCGATCGCTTCGCACTGTCATGGCCCGCAGGTGTTGGCGGCGGCAGGCATCTTGAAGGGTCGCCGGGCCATGGCTTATCCGGCCCTCGAACCCGATCTCGTGCAATGCGGCTGCCAATGGGTGAAGCCGGGCGAAGGGTTCACCGACGCGCATACCGACGGCAACCTGGTGACGGCCGCCGCATGGCCCGCGCATCCGGCGATGATGCGGGCCTTCTTGGAAGTGCTCGGCGCGCCGCTCGCGCGTTAG
- a CDS encoding PspC domain-containing protein gives MPDTNALRRSSEHCILAGVCGGIADWLGWSPTAVRILYVLISVMSAAFPGMLAYILLYLVMPGPE, from the coding sequence ATGCCAGACACGAACGCACTTCGTCGATCGAGCGAACACTGCATCTTAGCCGGTGTCTGCGGCGGTATTGCCGACTGGCTCGGTTGGAGCCCCACCGCGGTGCGGATTCTCTATGTGCTGATCTCGGTCATGTCGGCCGCCTTTCCCGGCATGCTCGCCTACATCCTGCTCTACCTGGTCATGCCAGGTCCGGAATAA
- a CDS encoding gamma-glutamyl-gamma-aminobutyrate hydrolase family protein, with protein sequence MKRKPLIGLNADYRSAKKDSPAFSFVQAGYYDSIARAGGVPVVLPPLEEEEDLSQVLDAVDGFVLVGGADLDPRHDGFMVHPSMRLLDGRREKFDRLLVREIAQRHMPVLAIGAGMQLLNVAQGGNLFLHVPEDMPKALPHLDPIDPAHRHALEVVPGSLMERIYGEGELRVNSYHHMAIDMVAPGFRVTATCPDGVIEAIESDIPDWFAVGTQFHPESESATALDLRIFEEFIEAIGIGTPMMRLVA encoded by the coding sequence GGTCTGAATGCCGATTACCGCAGTGCCAAGAAGGATTCTCCCGCCTTTAGCTTCGTCCAGGCGGGCTACTACGATTCGATCGCCCGCGCCGGGGGCGTGCCGGTCGTCCTGCCGCCGCTCGAGGAAGAAGAGGACCTCTCGCAAGTGCTCGACGCCGTCGACGGCTTCGTGCTGGTGGGTGGTGCCGACCTCGATCCGCGCCACGACGGCTTCATGGTCCATCCCTCGATGCGCCTGCTCGATGGCCGCCGCGAGAAGTTCGATCGGCTGCTGGTCCGCGAAATCGCCCAGCGCCACATGCCCGTGCTTGCCATCGGCGCCGGGATGCAACTGCTCAATGTCGCCCAAGGGGGCAACCTGTTCCTGCACGTGCCCGAGGATATGCCCAAGGCGCTACCCCACCTCGACCCGATCGACCCGGCCCATCGCCATGCCCTGGAAGTCGTGCCCGGCTCGCTCATGGAGCGCATCTACGGCGAAGGCGAGCTGCGCGTGAACAGCTACCACCACATGGCGATCGACATGGTGGCCCCGGGCTTCCGCGTCACCGCGACCTGCCCCGATGGCGTGATCGAGGCGATCGAGAGCGACATCCCCGACTGGTTCGCCGTGGGCACGCAGTTCCACCCCGAGAGCGAATCGGCCACTGCGCTCGACCTGCGCATCTTCGAGGAGTTCATCGAGGCGATCGGTATCGGCACGCCCATGATGCGCCTCGTCGCCTAA